ttttgctggatgaatggACCACTGAGAGTAGATGTTCACCCCTTTGCCCTAAagttcccctttccccaggacTGAGGAGCTGGAGTTGGTGTTGACTGACAAGTTTTCAAAAAGCAGTTTGGTGATATGTAGCAAGAGCCATAAAAAGGTTCATACTTTTTGACCCAACACCCCCACTTCTGGGAATTTGTCCTAAGGACATTCTATAAATGATTGATACAAAGACTATGCAGTAACATGAAATGTTTATGATGTAATCACAAACAAGTCTGGAAGAATTGACCAAGAAATTGGCCAGAGAGAATACTTGTGTTATAGAGTAATGAATTCGTCAGAGAtgctttttctcttccccaaacTTTGATAGTAGCTTGATTTTTACCCTCATCTGCCACTCAGGGTTAGTCAGTCAGGAACCTGGCAGAAACAGCACACTCAGATGGAATCGTTGATGAAAGTTTAATAAAGACTATTCCGTTTCCTGTCCATTCCAAGACTGGTTTCTGTAACTCTCAAATGACTCACTCAACAATTGAGCACCTACTTACTGTCCTAGTGAGGGAGGCTGACTTTCAAGTACATTAATTGTATCATAAAcgcaaataataaatatataaattgaatgTTGTCAGGAACACAAAGAAGCAACTATCTGTCAGGAGCCAGGTGTGACCCAAGGAAGGCCTCAAAGGCGGGTGATTGATTCATGTTCAGTTTTGAAGGTGGTCTGCCAAAACAAAAGGGCCACAACATGTACAAAGGCAGAAACGCATGGAATAACACGCTGGATTTAGGAAATTACATGTGGCTCTGCAGGGCTGGAAGGAATGTTGAGTGGGTGTGAAGGAACTATGGGGAGAAGACTTTGGCTAGATCACGCAGGGCCCTGTGCTCCGAGTGGTCTTTGTGTGTTGGAGCTACCGTCGGATTTGCATTTTAGAGAGATGACTCTTGGCCTCAGTGGAGAGAGTGGActgaagggggagagagagaatggaggcagagatttGTGAAAAGAAGTCTTTGGGTTTTGACTGGGTCGGTCAGCTGATACCTTTTCTCAGTATTGGTCTCTCCTGACTTTTATTTGGCGAAAGTATCGCCTCTCTGGGATctccttcccaccttctcccCGAAGGCCCTGCGGGAGGGCGGGGAAGGGAGGCAAGGGGTGGCCCTGCCTGGGTGGTCTCCTGCTACGCCCCCCGCGGCGCGGTTGCCTAGCAGCGGATCCGGCCGCGCGGCTCCGGGTAATTTGCGGGCTGCTCAGCCAATGGGAGGGCGTAGTCCCGGCCCGCTCCCTTTTTCTGCGACTACAGACGCCTCTTCGGCACTGCGGTCGCCACCTCGAGCCGCAACGCGGATGCGGGCTGGTAGCTGTTCCTGCAGCTGCATCCACTCCGACTCCGACTGCGCTCCCCGGGCACGCACCGCCCTGCAGGCCGACTCACAGCCGCCGCTGCCCACTCGCATCCGCGCCTAAGCGTCTCCACTGAGTCCCAACGCGGGGCCTCGCGCTACGTCGGACCGGGCAAGCCTATGGGGGCTCCCAGATAACGCGGGTTGGGGGTGCCCACGCACCCCGATCCCCACCAGCATGGCCCGGCCTCCACCCCTCGGGGAGCTGCCCCCGGGCTACACATCCCCAGCTCGATCCGCAGCACCCCAGGTGAGTGGAGGGGAAGCCAGAGGAAGGAAGATTGGCACCAGGTCTAGAGACCCCAGGTCTGTCTCTTTGCAAGGTGTAATGTCTCTTAGTGCCATGTGTTACTACTTGCcctgtgtatgtgtctgtgtctcctcGGCATCTGGCCAGTGAGAGTGAGTGTGTCTGTGCGTCCACCTGTATCCACCTGAGAACAGGTGTGCATATAGGTATCCAATCTCAGAAAACGAGTTTATGCCTTCCTCGGGTGTGTTTTGGGTGGGAAGTAGGGAATGGAGTTAAATCTTTTTCCAAGTTTGGGCCTGGGTCTTTGTAGGTCCTCCCTGTCTTGCGTCCAGAAACCAAGAAGCTAGGGCTTGGCAGAGGGTGTAatagggagaaaagggaactatTTCATGTGTTGTTGCAATAACACCTGGCTGAcccttctctttccaccccagaTCCTATCTGGGAGCCTGAAGGCTCCACTCTGGCTTCGTGCTTACTTCCAGGGCCTGCTCTTCTCTCTGGGCTGCGGGATCCAGAGACACTGCGGCAAAATGCTCTTCCTGGGACTTCTGGCCTTTGGGGCCCTAGCACTGGGTCTCCGCGTGGCCATCATTGAGACAGACCTAGAACAGCTCTGGGTGGAAGGTGAGTTGTGGACACTGGCCATAGCTGCTCGAGTATGGTGAGCCCAAGACAAGAACAGGGTGCAGAGCTGGCTACTGAGTTCTAGTGGGCCTGGCTCTGGGTCTGGAGGGGGCACCTGCCCACCAGTGCTTGGGCTTCTAGGGGCACTGCTCCCTCCCACACCCATAAATGGACATCTGCAGTTGGTGGACCCCTGTGAATAGGTATATGGAACAGTTATCTGTCAGTGGGTGAATGTATTTAGCATTTATTGCCAGTCTTTATGTGTATTTGACTGCACTGCAGGGTTTGAAAAGGCAACTAAAACAAGATTCATCTTTCACTAGCAAGGGAAGTAAAATATATACTGagatataatatacaatataatacaAAGCAGAAAATGATTATGTTGTATAAGAGAAGGCACGAAGAGATCACATCTGACCAAGAGAATCAGAAAAGTTAGACCTGGAAGGCTAGGGAAACCGAATAAATCATCTGGCAAGTCTCCAAGGAGAGGTCCCATACACCAAGGCCCCCTGCAACCATTTACTGGAAAAGCAGcacagaatctgcattttgagaCAACAGCAGAGTCAGATGGGACCAAATCTTCACTTCCTAATGGAAGCATTGGATTAAAGTGATGTCTTATTAATAGTTTTGACATAACCCTCCTTTCCTGAGGCCTGGTTTCATATGGCAACCGTTAACAGAGTCAAActcccctcttttctttcctgggaAATTTGCATTTGTGGGCttctccaaacctcccccagccctggcccacaCCCAAAGGCAAGGCCCAGGTTAGAGTCTCACACCCTTGAGTAATTTCAAATGCTGGCAAGTCCTGGGATCCAGAGCAGATGTTTCTtggagcctgcctgcctgcctgcctgcctgttgGGCTCccacaccccatccccaccctacccccagcCTTCTGCAGACtctcacatatatacacactctAGGCCAGCCCTGGGGTCCAGAGCAGATGTTTCTCTGtgcctgcctgcccccagccccaggacacacatgtgcatacactCACATACACATACCCCCACCCACACCACTGTTGCCTGGGTGGTCCCAAATGACTCTTGGATTTCCTGCCACAATGGAGGCTGTctcccccctcttcctccttctcctttccccagATCTTCTCCATCTAAACACTGCTTGAACCTCCATGTTTCCTCATACTCTCTCCTACACTCCAGCACAGGACAGGCTAGATCCCACtgaatttttgttgctgtttgtgGGAGGGTGATGTGCGAGGGTAATAATCAATTCCTaggtcttttctttttatttcagaatatcACTCTTGTCTTGTGCTGGCCAGGGCTGTGGGTGTTGTAAAACCACTGCTCTTGACCTGATCTTTTGTCTGTACATTTGTAGTTGAGGCTTCTTCCAGCAATGCCCTAGGCAATGAGGAGCTGATCAAGATGAGGACTGAGGGAGTattctctgttcctttcctgttttgctagtacagaaagcaaagaaagaagcaAGGCATTAGCTATCAGAGTTCTGGACCAGAGTCCAGGGTCCTCTCCAGCTTTCCCATGGTGAGATTTGGAATGTGACTTCTCCTTTCTGatcaattttaaagataaaggacTCAGAGATAAATTGTTCTATCTAGAAGGTGGGGGACAGCCACATATCAATTGGTGAAACCACTATTCACTCTGAAACCCAAGGCTGAAACCTTGGGAGTCAGCCTCAGTTCTTGCTCATCTGATTGGTTACTAAACCAGCAAATTCTTCCTTCTCAACCTCTCGCAACACACTCCTCCTTTCCACCCTTGTGTCTGCTGCTCTAGTTGAGGCCCAATTGTATCATTTAGAATACTTTCAGCTacttgaaagagagagaaagggaaagagggaggaaagaaggaagaagattgATTTATTATCCCCCCATAACAGGAAGTCTGGCAGTACACAGAGAAAAGTTCATGGATGGATAATTCAGAAACCTAAGGACATCAGCAAGGACCTAGAttccttctgtctcctctgccttATTCTGCATGTTGAGCTTTTATCCTCAGGCTTATCACCTTCTCCCAAGGTGGCTGCTGCAGTGGCAGAAAAGGGAAGTCATCCCTGTCTTGCATCCCTTTTTGAAAGTGAAGAATAATTTACCagacacccctccacccccaccaactTCCCATTTGGTTACTTGGGCAAGAACTGTGTAGCATCCTATACCTAAAGCCTTCATTTGGCAAGGACAGTGGAATTACTGTGATTGACTTCTTAGACTAATTAAATTTCATCTCCTGAGTCTGGGGAGGGGCCCAGCTGCTGTAAATCACAATGCCTTTCAGAGAACCACCGAGGACATCAAGGTCTATAAGGTAACTGATCTTTCTCCCTCACCTTCAAATCTGCCTCCACACTGCCCTCCTGCGGTGTATCTAAATCTGGCCAAGTCAGTCCCCTGCTTAGAGCCCTTCCACCACTCTACTAGGTTCTGGGGAGTCTCCAGAACCACATTCAAGCTCCTTAGCACACTCTAGGCTGCTTCTCCAGCACTGTCTCTGCCTCACTCTTAGCAGCCCAGCAGTGCTGAGCCTTTGACATCCCCTTTTCCCAATTTCTTCCCCTGGCCAACTCCTATTCATCATTCACAACTCACCTCCAGAATATATCATTAGGTGATGAAAAAGTCAGGTTATCTCACTTCTCTGTTCAAAATGTACCATGGCTGCCATTTCACACAGACAGCCTGAGCCCTTACAGTAGCTTACAGGTCCTTACATGTGAACTTTCTGGACTAAAGATTATGAATATTTCTGAGGGTCCTGAAACATATTGCAGTATTGCTTTCCTCCAGATATTTTACCACATTAACCATCTATTGTAGGTGGGTTACAGTGCGCTCCTGTAAGCCAGCAATGAGTGCTAtcagtttcttaatttttgcTAATTTGAAAGATGGTAATTTATtgctgtttttaatttgcatttagcAGATGACCTATAAAGTGGACTCTTTTCCCATGCTGGCTAGCTAGGTATATTCTCCCTTTTGTAAAGTTTTTAACCAATATGATGATTGTGATGTCTCTTACGTCTTCCCCACTTACTCACAGTCTCTTTTTTCTccaattctttctcatttttctgtcacATCATTTCTTTCCTGGCAACTATttgtacctactatgtgctggacaACTTCCTAAGTACTTTGCTTGTTTTGATTCTAATTCTACCAAGGTAGGCATtgtccctatttcacagatgaggaaattgagggtCAGAGAGACCAAGTAATTTGCCCCAAGCACAGACTAAGCATCAGAGCCAAGACTCAAAGCCAGGTCTGTACAGAGCCTTCATGCTCTCCCCTACCCCTGCCGTCTTTTCTACCTGCACGATACATCCCAGTTCACCTGTCCTCATACCTGTCATCATCACTGTCAGCTGCGACTTATCTTTtgtcttcttcctcattttctctgAGGATTCCTTATTCTctttgatgttatattttaaattgtgtgtttgtttctcttgCTTTTGTGTTAGCTCTATGTGGGTTCCTTCTTTCTCCCATGCCTCCTTCCCCTCGGCAAACTCACTTACTGTGGGTAATtgatctctgccctcccctctgtcCCTCCTTGTGGCAGCTCTAGCCTAAGCCTGGTGAAATAAACACGGCAGTACAGGCCTGCGGAAGGAGTGGGgagtcaggaaagaaagaaaaaaagtaggtaAAATTGACAGTGGAGGAGGCAGGATGGCTGCGTGAGACTGTATTCATGATAGATGGGCCAGGAATGTGTCTTGGGTTGGGGGATGTGAGCATATGGGTGAATCTGTTTTAGGGGGTTACCAAGGGTTCAGGGCTCTCAGGAGTGAGGAGATTATGTGGGTTTGAAAAAGAGATTGGGGAGCATAATGATCTGAGGTGGGACTGGAGTCTCAGAGAAGCAGTACATGTGGGCCCCAGGGATGGCACTGACCTACAGGAAGAGGCCCCAGACAGGTGGAAGCAGGACTGGATCTAAGAACAGACCAAGTCCACAAAGCCTCTGGGATGGTTTCGCCCTGGCCCTCACCTCCTCCAAACCACAGTCAGGTCATAGCTTCCCTCACAGCATTCCTGCCTCACCAGACCCCAGTTACAGAGCTGGCCTCTGTAGCCAGTGTAATGCAGGACTTGATCATGTAATGCAGGACTTGATCAATGAGATGAAGGCAAGCCTGGCGCTGGGGTTCCCCGTTGTCTGGACAGTGAGACTGGTGGAAGGGGTCTTCTTCCCCCCATCCACTTTGATGGCACCTCTGCCAGGGTACATGAGCTAGTTCCATGAGCGGAGGCAGTATGTTGACAGCATCACACTGAAAGACCATCTGACCCTCCCCCTTACCTGTGCCACCACTGAGCCATCATCACCAGGCACCCCGCTCCCTACCCCTTCAGCAGAGTGGACTGCAAAACGGTGTATGGATATAAACCGCTGCCTGGGACAACATGAACTAGGAACCAGCCCCCACGCTGGATCTGTTCTTTTAGGAGACCCTCCAATGGCAGCCTCCCTGTCGGCTCCTTTGTCTTTCCTTGTTCTCCTCACCAGAGGAGAGAGGGACTGGGTGAGGGCTCCCTTACCAGGACACTCCCATAACCCCAGTCTGGCCCAGCTCATGCTGATCtctcatttttaagttatttgctTCAAACCCAGGCAACCAAGTTCATGCTTAAACCTTAGGTCGCACAAGAATTGCATAGGGCCACACAGGTGAGGCCTCCACTCCAGATTCAGAGCAGAGGTCCAGGAGTGTGGGGAGTCCGCGTGGCCAGCAGGGAGAAAGCAGGGGCTCCTCTCAGCAGCACTTCTTCCACTTGTCCTGGGAGGCCTCTGTGGGTTAGGGTCTCACGTCCCCCAGAGCTCTGATCCACTGAGGCTCTTCCCCCCaagctttctctctctgctctggcaGCAGGCAGCCGGGTGAGCCAGGAGTTACAGTACACCaaggagaagctgggagaggaggcTGCATATACCTCCCAGATGTTGATACAGACTCCACGCCGGGAGGGGGAGAATGTCCTCACACCTGAGGCGCTTGGCCTccacctccaggcagccctcacGGCCAGTAAAGTGCAAGTATCACTCTATGGAAAGTGAGTCTGGCTGAGCCCCTGAGCAGCTGGAGGGTGAGATGTGCTgcagcagggctggagcaggaaTCCCCCTCTTCTACTGATCTCCTGTGCCCCTGGCCATTGCAGGTCCTGGGATCTGAACAAAATCTGCTACAAGTCAGGAGTTCCCCTAATTGAAAATGGAATGATTGAGCGGGTGAGTATCCCGAGCTGTCCCCTGAGACTGGGTAGAGGTGGGACCTTTTCTGCAGTAGGGGAGGGCTCGGAGAGacccggggtggggggttgctaaaagttggggggtggggatgttGCAGAGGGCATCTTACAAAGGCCATGGAGAAAAGAGCCCAGGGACAGGACTGATGTGGCCTGGGGTGTCCCTGGCAGATGATTGAGAAGCTGTTTCCGTGCGTGATCCTCACCCCCCTCGACTGCTTCTGGGAGGGAGCCAAACTCCAAGGGGGCTCTGCCTACTTGCCGTGAGTGCCACCACAGCTGCTCCCGGGCCCTGCTTCATCCCCTGCTGGGACTTCCCCAGCAGAAAAGAGGGGTGGGAGTAAAGATGATGATCAAATCCTCACCTCAGAAGGAAAGGCAGACCTGTCTTATatagacaaaataaaacacaaagatcTGTAAGATCTGAACAAAGGAGATCCCCAGAAAGAGACTTTGCCAGGGAAAGTTAGCTAGGTGTCAGCTCAGCTGTTGCCCAGGCCAGAAGAAAACCTGTTACGGGCAGGTACCTGTATGGGTATGTATCAGAACCGAGGGTAGATGGCTTGAAAAGGGATGCAGTGAGGCTTTTCGGGGCCTTTTCCTTCTGTTATGTACCGTCTGTCCTCTTGTCCCCATCTCAGTCCCTTGTATCTGTCCACAGCTCACTGCAGCAGCCTGATGGGCTGAGCCTTGCACACTGTCCATACAGAGGGACAGATGAGGAGCTAGGAGAAGGGTGGGGTACCACCTCGGTCCCACTGCATTAGTTTAGAAAGTGAGAATTGATCCCTGATCCTCATTAACCATGGGCTCTCCCTGCAGGGGCCGCCCCGACATCCAATGGACCAACCTGGATCCAGAGCAGCTGCTGGAGGAGCTGGGCCCCTTTGCCTCCCTTGAGGGCTTCCGGGAGCTGCTAGACAAGGCACAGGTGGGCCAGGCCTACGTGGGGCGGCCCTGTCTGCACCCAGACGACCTCCATTGCCCGCCTAGTGCTCCTAACCATAACAGCAGGCAGGTGGGTTCCAGCCAGATCTGCCAGAGAAAGgctattttccttccctttcccctcctgctATGTTCCCCTGTTCTAGGAGAGAGTAGactgtgctctgtgctctgccccccATTTCCTTGACATTATTACTCTGCCCCCACTGTGCTGGACACCCACAGTGTTCCATTCACATTCAGTTCTCCTAAGTGACCCTTAAGTGGTATGTGGATCTGTTTGTCCTTTTCTAAGCCCAGAAAGGCTGGACTTCATCAGATATACATGCACAGGGAAACAGGACAAATTAGCTAAGCATAGTATCTTACCTAGTTTGCTGAGTCTCTGTGTGGCCCCGTGAGTGTGGCCCTTTTTCCAAAACCACCAAAGTTATGCCAGCTCCTCCCAGCGGCCTGTTGCTAGGCCTCTGCTCCCTCTTGTGGCCTCCTCTCTGCAGGACACCAGCTGTTCCCTTACAGAATAGGTAAGAGGTTCAGGAGAATAGTTATCTACACTTCAGGCCTACAGAGCTCTGTGGCAAGCATGGTTCCTGGAGGTACCAGCCCAGAGACACCCAGTTATCCACAACCAGGACCTTAAGTAATaaacccctcccctttccccctccagGCTCCCAATGTGGCTCAGGAGTTGAGAGGGGGCTGTCACGGCTTCTCCCACAAGTTCATGCActggcaggaggagctgctgCTGGGAGGCATGGCCAGAGACTCCCAAGGACAGCTGCTGAGGTAGGGCCTCCCCTAGGGGTTGGCAAGGGCACCCCACATGTGGGGATACACACCGTGTGTCCATGCAGCTCTAGCAAAAGTCCCTTGCACACCCCCTCCTGGGTGTTCAGGCCAGCTCTGACCCCCAGCTCTCCTGTACCCCCGCCAGGGCAGAGGCCCTGCAGAGCACCTTCCTGCTGATGAGTCCCCGTCAGCTGTATGAGCACTTCCGGGGCGACTACCAGACACACGACATCGGCTGGAGCGAGGAGCAGGCCAGCACGGTGCTGCAGGCCTGGCAGCGGCGCTTCGTGCAGGTCAGTGTGGAGATGGTGAGGGTGGTGCCCTGCGgccactccctcctcctgccgCTCACACTACCCTGTCTCTCCAGCTGGCCCAGGAGGCCCTGCCTGAGAATGCTTCCCAGCAGATCCATGCCTTCTCCTCCACCACCCTGGATGACATCCTGCATGCTTTCTCTGAAGTCAGCACTGCTCGAGTGGTGGGAGGCTACCTGCTCATGGTGGGTCCTCCTCCATGTGCCTTGCCCCCACCTCCACTGGAGCCCACCCTGGGAGCCCCTACCCGAGACTGCCCTTTTCTCCCACAGCTAGCCTACGCCTGTGTGACGATGCTGCGATGGGACTGTGCCCAGTCCCAGGGTGCTGTGGGCCTTGCCGGGGTGCTGCTGGTGGCCCTGGCAGTGGCCTCGGGCCTCGGGCTCTGCGCCCTGCTTGGCATAGCCTTCAATGCCGCCACTACCCAGGTACACCAGCACTGCAGGGCAGACTTGGGTGCCAGCCACCCAGGCTGCTCAGCTCCTCCAGCTGCCCACACCTGTGCCCCTCCAGGTGCTGCCCTTCTTGGCACTGGGCATTGGTGTGGATGACATATTCCTGATGGCACATGCCTTCACAGAGGCTCCACCTGGCACCCCTCTCCAGGTGAGGCCTCATCCTCCAACCTGGGCTCATCTGAGGCAGTTCTGCGTAGGGGTTAAGAGCCTCTTGGTTTGAGTGATCTTGGGCTggtaattaacctctctgtgcctcagtttcctcatctgtgaacagGGGTAATAGTAGTGCTTGTGTCATAAGGGTTGTTGTGAGGCTCAGCGAGGTGCCTCAAGtccagtgcttagaacagtgcatGACACGTACGGGTACTCAGCAAACGTTACCTGCTGTGTGGTTCCTGTCCCTCCTTTGCTGTCCCGAGTTCCCAAGCCTCCCCTTCACCCTACCTTGTCCTGGCAGGAGCGCACAGGAGAGTGTCTGCAGCGCACAGGCACCAGCGTCGCACTCACATCCATCAACAACATGGTCGCCTTCTTCATGGCCGCTCTGGTTCCCATCCCTGCACTGCGGGCCTTCTCCTTGCAAGTGAGGCCTCACAAATAGGGTCTGGGCTCAGGGTGGGCATGGAGCCGGGGGGCAAGCTTCATCCAGGCTTTGTGCCCCTCCTGTCCATCCCCCAGGCGGCCATAGTGGTTGGCTGCAACTTTGCAGCCGTGATGCTTGTCTTCCCAGCGGTCCTCAGCCTGGACCTGCACCGGCGCCACTGCCAGCGCCTTGATGTTCTCTGCTGCTTCTCTAGGTACCCCTACCCCACCAGGCCATCTTCCCTCGGCCCCATCCCATCCTGTCCTGTCAGCAGCATTTCCGGGCACAACCTGTCacccctctctctgccttttccagCCCCTGTTCTGCTCGTGTGATTCAAATTCTgccccaggagctgggggatAGGACAGTTCCAGTGGGCATTGCCCACCTGACTGCCACGGTTCAAGCCTTTGCCCACTGTGAAGCCAGCAGCCAGCATGTGGTCACCATCCTGCCTCCCCAAGCCCACTTGGTGTCCCCACCTTCTGACCCACTGGGCTCTGAGCTCTTCAGCCCAGGAGGGTCTACACGGGACCTTCTAGGCCAGGAGGAGGGTACAAGGCAGAAGGCAGTCGGCAGGTCCCTGCCCTGTGCCCACTGGAATCTTGCCCATTTTGCCCGCTCTCAGTTTGCACCATTTCTGCTCCAGTCCCACACCAAGGTAAGGCTCCAGGCCCGGGCAAGTGAAGGTGGGTCAGGGCAGAGGCTTCTTAGGTGTCTCTGGGCCCGAAGAAGGGCAGAGGGCCTAGCCCACCACCTGAGGGCCTGGAGGTatccctgggcctccagcttaATTGCTGTTTCCCACAGGCCATGGTACTGGTACTTTTTGGGGCTCTTCTGGGCTTGAGCCTCTATGGAGCGACCTTGGTGCAAGATGGGCTGGCCCTGACAGATGTTGTGCCTCGGGGCACCAAGGAGCATGCCTTCCTGAGCGCCCAGCTCAGGTACTTCTCTCTGTACGAGGTGGCCCTGGTGACACAGGGTGGCTTTGACTACGCCCACTCCCAACGTGCCCTCTTTGATCTGCACCAGCGCTTCAGTTCCCTCAAGGCCGTGCTGCCCCCACCAGCCACCCAGGCGCCCCGCACCTGGCTGCACTATTACCGCAATTGGCTACAGGGTGAGAAGCAAGGAGACTGGCAGGGAGGGCTGCTGCTGGCAGAAGCCCCCAGAGCCCCAGGCCAACCATACCCTACCCAGGCCAACTGTACCCTACCCAACCATGTTCTCTCCCAGGAATCCAGGCGGCATTTGACCAGGACTGGGCTTCTGGACACATCACCCGCCACTCATACCGCAATGGCTCTGAGGATGGGGCCCTGGCCTATAAGCTGCTCATCCAGACCGGGGATGCCCAGGAGCCTCTGGATTTCAGCCAGGTTGGGAGAGGACTGGAAGGGTCAGGGAGCACAGAGCGGCTCCAGGCCTCACAGGCCCAGGCCTTCagccctctctgcctctgcagctGACCACGAGGAAGCTGGTGGACAAGGAGGGGCTGATTCCACCTGAGCTCTTCTACatagggctgactgtgtgggtgagcaGTGACCCCCTGGGTCTGGCAGCCTCACAGGCCAACTTCTACCCACCACCTCCCGAGTGGCTGCATGACAAGTACGACACCACTGGGGAGAACCTTCGCAGTGAGTCCCGGGGGAGCCCAAAAAGCCTAGGCCTGGGCCGGCACAGGCCCCACCCTAAGGCCCTGCCCACTCCTTGCTGTGCTCACTGGCCAccccccccctcccctccacagtcCCGGCGGCCCAGCCCCTGGAGTTTGCCCAGTTCCCCTTTCTACTGCACGGCCTCCAGAAGACTGCAGACTTTATGGAGGCCATCGAGGGGGCCCGGGCAGCGTGTGCCGAGGCAGGCCGGGCTGGGGTACGTGCCTACCCCAGCGGCTCCCCCT
The Camelus dromedarius isolate mCamDro1 chromosome 14, mCamDro1.pat, whole genome shotgun sequence genome window above contains:
- the PTCH2 gene encoding protein patched homolog 2 isoform X2, which translates into the protein MARPPPLGELPPGYTSPARSAAPQILSGSLKAPLWLRAYFQGLLFSLGCGIQRHCGKMLFLGLLAFGALALGLRVAIIETDLEQLWVEAGSRVSQELQYTKEKLGEEAAYTSQMLIQTPRREGENVLTPEALGLHLQAALTASKVQVSLYGKSWDLNKICYKSGVPLIENGMIERMIEKLFPCVILTPLDCFWEGAKLQGGSAYLPGRPDIQWTNLDPEQLLEELGPFASLEGFRELLDKAQVGQAYVGRPCLHPDDLHCPPSAPNHNSRQAPNVAQELRGGCHGFSHKFMHWQEELLLGGMARDSQGQLLRAEALQSTFLLMSPRQLYEHFRGDYQTHDIGWSEEQASTVLQAWQRRFVQLAQEALPENASQQIHAFSSTTLDDILHAFSEVSTARVVGGYLLMLAYACVTMLRWDCAQSQGAVGLAGVLLVALAVASGLGLCALLGIAFNAATTQVLPFLALGIGVDDIFLMAHAFTEAPPGTPLQERTGECLQRTGTSVALTSINNMVAFFMAALVPIPALRAFSLQAAIVVGCNFAAVMLVFPAVLSLDLHRRHCQRLDVLCCFSSPCSARVIQILPQELGDRTVPVGIAHLTATVQAFAHCEASSQHVVTILPPQAHLVSPPSDPLGSELFSPGGSTRDLLGQEEGTRQKAVGRSLPCAHWNLAHFARSQFAPFLLQSHTKAMVLVLFGALLGLSLYGATLVQDGLALTDVVPRGTKEHAFLSAQLSASVPSRPCCPHQPPRRPAPGCTITAIGYRESRRHLTRTGLLDTSPATHTAMALRMGPWPISCSSRPGMPRSLWISARLGEDWKGQGAQSGSRPHRPRPSALSASAADHEEAGGQGGADST
- the PTCH2 gene encoding protein patched homolog 2 isoform X3, with amino-acid sequence MARPPPLGELPPGYTSPARSAAPQILSGSLKAPLWLRAYFQGLLFSLGCGIQRHCGKMLFLGLLAFGALALGLRVAIIETDLEQLWVEAGSRVSQELQYTKEKLGEEAAYTSQMLIQTPRREGENVLTPEALGLHLQAALTASKVQVSLYGKSWDLNKICYKSGVPLIENGMIERMIEKLFPCVILTPLDCFWEGAKLQGGSAYLPGRPDIQWTNLDPEQLLEELGPFASLEGFRELLDKAQVGQAYVGRPCLHPDDLHCPPSAPNHNSRQAPNVAQELRGGCHGFSHKFMHWQEELLLGGMARDSQGQLLRAEALQSTFLLMSPRQLYEHFRGDYQTHDIGWSEEQASTVLQAWQRRFVQLAQEALPENASQQIHAFSSTTLDDILHAFSEVSTARVVGGYLLMLAYACVTMLRWDCAQSQGAVGLAGVLLVALAVASGLGLCALLGIAFNAATTQVLPFLALGIGVDDIFLMAHAFTEAPPGTPLQERTGECLQRTGTSVALTSINNMVAFFMAALVPIPALRAFSLQAAIVVGCNFAAVMLVFPAVLSLDLHRRHCQRLDVLCCFSSPCSARVIQILPQELGDRTVPVGIAHLTATVQAFAHCEASSQHVVTILPPQAHLVSPPSDPLGSELFSPGGSTRDLLGQEEGTRQKAVGRSLPCAHWNLAHFARSQFAPFLLQSHTKAMVLVLFGALLGLSLYGATLVQDGLALTDVVPRGTKEHAFLSAQLSASVPSRPCCPHQPPRRPAPGCTITAIGYRESRRHLTRTGLLDTSPATHTAMALRMGPWPISCSSRPGMPRSLWISAS
- the PTCH2 gene encoding protein patched homolog 2 isoform X1; amino-acid sequence: MARPPPLGELPPGYTSPARSAAPQILSGSLKAPLWLRAYFQGLLFSLGCGIQRHCGKMLFLGLLAFGALALGLRVAIIETDLEQLWVEAGSRVSQELQYTKEKLGEEAAYTSQMLIQTPRREGENVLTPEALGLHLQAALTASKVQVSLYGKSWDLNKICYKSGVPLIENGMIERMIEKLFPCVILTPLDCFWEGAKLQGGSAYLPGRPDIQWTNLDPEQLLEELGPFASLEGFRELLDKAQVGQAYVGRPCLHPDDLHCPPSAPNHNSRQAPNVAQELRGGCHGFSHKFMHWQEELLLGGMARDSQGQLLRAEALQSTFLLMSPRQLYEHFRGDYQTHDIGWSEEQASTVLQAWQRRFVQLAQEALPENASQQIHAFSSTTLDDILHAFSEVSTARVVGGYLLMLAYACVTMLRWDCAQSQGAVGLAGVLLVALAVASGLGLCALLGIAFNAATTQVLPFLALGIGVDDIFLMAHAFTEAPPGTPLQERTGECLQRTGTSVALTSINNMVAFFMAALVPIPALRAFSLQAAIVVGCNFAAVMLVFPAVLSLDLHRRHCQRLDVLCCFSSPCSARVIQILPQELGDRTVPVGIAHLTATVQAFAHCEASSQHVVTILPPQAHLVSPPSDPLGSELFSPGGSTRDLLGQEEGTRQKAVGRSLPCAHWNLAHFARSQFAPFLLQSHTKAMVLVLFGALLGLSLYGATLVQDGLALTDVVPRGTKEHAFLSAQLRYFSLYEVALVTQGGFDYAHSQRALFDLHQRFSSLKAVLPPPATQAPRTWLHYYRNWLQGIQAAFDQDWASGHITRHSYRNGSEDGALAYKLLIQTGDAQEPLDFSQLTTRKLVDKEGLIPPELFYIGLTVWVSSDPLGLAASQANFYPPPPEWLHDKYDTTGENLRIPAAQPLEFAQFPFLLHGLQKTADFMEAIEGARAACAEAGRAGVRAYPSGSPFLFWEQYLGLRRCFLLAVCILLVCTFLVCALLLLNPWTAVLIVLVLAVMTVELFGIMGFLGIKLSAIPVVILVASVGIGVEFTVHVALGFLTAQGSRNLRAARALEHTFAPVTDGAVSTLLGLLMLAGSNFDFIVRYFFVVLTVLTLLGLLHGLVLLPVLLSILGPPPEVVQMYKESPEVLSPPAPQGGGLRWSVSPTRPRSFARVTTSMTVAFHPPPLPGAYIHPASDEPTWSPAATPAGNGSSNLSSRGQCPATR